A portion of the Salarias fasciatus chromosome 15, fSalaFa1.1, whole genome shotgun sequence genome contains these proteins:
- the LOC115402539 gene encoding pro-opiomelanocortin-like isoform X1 — translation MVCQCWLLVVVMAYLCVPGLGSGCLESSICNNLSNKGRILDCVYLCMSVIQTEEPELRTVDSSVVDDDADSDLLLSIILANVAPEDTLDLRARGAERRAYAMEHFRWGKPSGDKAREPKLRGRSNERRSYSMEHFRWGKPPGRKRRPVKVFASSLEGGGSPEVAFPVQVRRQLRADDSDEAREAAQAGSRAGAKSQVPLNLQQRKDGTYRMSHFRWGSPPASKRNGVFARPWEEKPQGLAKIIRNIIVKDVQRIMG, via the exons ATGGTGTGTCAGTGCTGGCTGCTGGTGGTCGTAATGGCGTACCTGTGTGTCCCCGGCCTCGGCTCAGGGTGCCTGGAAAGCTCCATCTGCAACAACCTGAGCAACAAAGGGAGGATCCTG GACTGTGTTTATCTCTGCATGTCTGTGATCCAGACTGAGGAGCCGGAGCTCCGAACAGTGGACTCCAGCGTCGTCGACGACGACGCTGACAGCGACCTCTTGCTCAGCATCATTTTGGCCAACGTGGCTCCCGAAGACACTCTGGACCTGCGGGCCCGCGGCGCCGAGCGGCGCGCCTACGCCATGGAGCACTTCCGCTGGGGCAAACCCTCGGGGGACAAGGCGCGGGAGCCCAAGCTGCGAGGCCGTAGCAACGAGCGGCGCTCCTACTCCATGGAGCACTTCCGCTGGGGGAAGCCGCCGGGCCGCAAGCGCCGGCCCGTCAAGGTCTTCGCCTCCTCTCTGGAAGGGGGGGGCTCGCCCGAGGTCGCCTTCCCCGTCCAGGTGCGCAGGCAGCTGAGGGCCGACGACAGCGACGAAGCAAGGGAGGCGGCCCAAGCGGGGTCCAGGGCGGGCGCCAAGTCGCAAGTCCCTCTgaacctgcagcagaggaaagaCGGGACCTACCGGATGAGCCACTTCAGGTGGGGCAGTCCGCCGGCGTCCAAACGGAACGGCGTCTTCGCGAGGCCGTGGGAGGAGAAGCCTCAGGGGCTGGCCAAGATCATCAGGAACATTATCGTCAAGGACGTACAGAGGATAATGGGCTGA
- the LOC115402539 gene encoding pro-opiomelanocortin-like isoform X2: MVCQCWLLVVVMAYLCVPGLGSGCLESSICNNLSNKGRILTEEPELRTVDSSVVDDDADSDLLLSIILANVAPEDTLDLRARGAERRAYAMEHFRWGKPSGDKAREPKLRGRSNERRSYSMEHFRWGKPPGRKRRPVKVFASSLEGGGSPEVAFPVQVRRQLRADDSDEAREAAQAGSRAGAKSQVPLNLQQRKDGTYRMSHFRWGSPPASKRNGVFARPWEEKPQGLAKIIRNIIVKDVQRIMG; encoded by the exons ATGGTGTGTCAGTGCTGGCTGCTGGTGGTCGTAATGGCGTACCTGTGTGTCCCCGGCCTCGGCTCAGGGTGCCTGGAAAGCTCCATCTGCAACAACCTGAGCAACAAAGGGAGGATCCTG ACTGAGGAGCCGGAGCTCCGAACAGTGGACTCCAGCGTCGTCGACGACGACGCTGACAGCGACCTCTTGCTCAGCATCATTTTGGCCAACGTGGCTCCCGAAGACACTCTGGACCTGCGGGCCCGCGGCGCCGAGCGGCGCGCCTACGCCATGGAGCACTTCCGCTGGGGCAAACCCTCGGGGGACAAGGCGCGGGAGCCCAAGCTGCGAGGCCGTAGCAACGAGCGGCGCTCCTACTCCATGGAGCACTTCCGCTGGGGGAAGCCGCCGGGCCGCAAGCGCCGGCCCGTCAAGGTCTTCGCCTCCTCTCTGGAAGGGGGGGGCTCGCCCGAGGTCGCCTTCCCCGTCCAGGTGCGCAGGCAGCTGAGGGCCGACGACAGCGACGAAGCAAGGGAGGCGGCCCAAGCGGGGTCCAGGGCGGGCGCCAAGTCGCAAGTCCCTCTgaacctgcagcagaggaaagaCGGGACCTACCGGATGAGCCACTTCAGGTGGGGCAGTCCGCCGGCGTCCAAACGGAACGGCGTCTTCGCGAGGCCGTGGGAGGAGAAGCCTCAGGGGCTGGCCAAGATCATCAGGAACATTATCGTCAAGGACGTACAGAGGATAATGGGCTGA